TTAAACATGGGGAAAAAATTCTAGAAATTCAATACTAATTCATTTTTTTTTTAAGAATTTTGTTCACATATTTGCCAAACCAAAAGGGGGCTAATATTATTAGTTTTATCTCACAAACCTAACGAACAAAACCAGAAGAATAAAAATGAGTGTAACTGCGCAAACGGTATGGAATAGTTGTCTAGAATTCATAAAGGATAATATCCAACCGCAAGCATACAAAACTTGGTTTGAACCTATTGTAGCGGTTAAACTTACAGACAATGCGTTAAGCATACAAGTACCTAGTAAATTTTTTTATGAGTGGCTTGAAGAACACTACGTAAAAATCCTTAAAGTATCTCTTACAAAAGAATTAGGCGAAAAAGCCAAACTTGTTTACATTATTAAAATGGAAAACACGTATGGCAACAAACAGCCTTTTACAGAAAAAATTCCGAGTTCAAACAGGAGTGCCATGAAATCCCAGGAAGTTGATGTTCCTCTTAACAATAAAAGCCCCGAATTACGAAATCCATTTGTAATACCAGGCATTAGAAATGTAAAGATAGAATCGCAACTTAATCCAAACTATAGTTTTGAAAATTTTTTAGAAGGCGATTCTAACCGTTTGGCACGTAGTGCAGGGTTAGCCGTGGCCTCAAAACCTGGTGGCACATCTTTCAACCCGTTACTTATTTTTGGCGGCGTTGGTTTAGGAAAAACCCATTTAGCACATGCTATTGGTGTAGACATTAAAGACAAATACCCAGAGAAAACAGTTCTATACATTTCTGCGGAAAAATTTACGCAACAATATATAGATTCTGTTAAGAAAAATAATAGAAATGATTTTATCCATTTCTATCAAATTATTGATGTATTGATTATTGACGACGTTCAATTCCTTTCAGGAAAAACGGGGACACAAGATGTATTCTTTCATATATTCAACCATTTACACCAAAACGGAAAACAGGTTATTTTAACAAGTGATAAAGCACCTGTTGATATGCAAGATATTGAGCAACGCTTGTTATCTCGTTTTAAATGGGGACTTTCGGCAGAACTACAAACACCCGATTTTGAAACCCGCGTTTCTATATTAAAAAACAAATTATATCGCGATGGCGTAGATATGCCCGACGATATTATTGAATATGTTGCCAAAAACATTAAATCGAATGTGCGTGAATTGGAAGGTGCTATTATTTCGTTAATTGCGCAATCATCTTTCAACAAAAAAGAGATTACCATCGATTTAGCGAGAATAATTGTTGAAAAGTTTGTAAAAAATACCAAACGCGAAGTATCCATTGATTACATCCAAAAAGTGGTGTCCGATTATTTCCAAATGGATATTGATACTTTACAATCTAAAACGAGAAAACGCCACATTGTACAAGCGCGTCAGTTAGCTATGTTTTTTGCTAAAAAGTTTACTAAAGCATCTTTGGCTAGTATTGGTTCCCAAATTGGAAAACGCGACCACGCCACTGTGTTACATGCTTGTAAAACAGTTGATAATTTATCTACAACAGACAAACAGTTTAGAAAATATGTTGAAGATATAACCAAAAAACTTTCAGTCTAAACTCAAATAAAATGACTAAGATTCTAATGGTATGTTTAGGCAATATTTGTCGTTCACCATTAGCTGAAGGCATTTTAAAGTCTAAACTTACAAGCGATTCGTTTTTTGTAGATTCCGCAGGTACTGGTGATTATCATATTGGTAAAAATCCTGACAGTCGATCTATAGCCATTGCTAGAAAACATGGTTTAGACATTTCAAATTTAAAAGGGCGCCAATTTAATGTGTCAGATTTTGATAAGTTTGACATTATTTATGTCATGGACGAATCTAACTACCGAAATGTTTTGTTACTTGCCAGAAACGAACAAGATAAAGCAAAAGTCAAGTTTATTTTAAATGAAATTCATCCGAACCAAAACTATAATGTTCCAGACCCTTACTTTGGTGGAAATGATGGTTTTGAAAATGTTTACCATATGCTAGATGAAGCATGTTCTGTTATAGCAACTAGGCTTCAAAATTAATATTCATAGTTTTCAAAAAGATTTTTTGTAACTTAGGCTATCGTAAACCCTTAAATATTAATAAGATGAAAAACTTAGCCTCGTTTCTAATCATCTGCACTGCATCTCTAATATCGGCCCAAAATATCGACATCGAATTAATCGCAAACGGATTTGATGCTCCTGTAAGTATTAAACATGCTAACGACAACAAATTATTTGTTGTTGAACGCAAAGGTGTCATCAAAATACTAAATGCTAATGGTACTGTAAATAGCACGGATTTTTTAGACATTAACAGCAAGGTTAGCGATTCTGGTGGCGAACGCGGGCTTTTAGGATTGGCTTTTCATCCAAATTATAATACCAACGGATATTTTTATGTAAATTATATAAACAATTCTGGTAACACGGTTATAGCAAGATATTCCAGAACGAATGAAACGACGGCAGATGCGACTTCCGAACTTATTTTACTTACTATAAATCAACCCGCTTCAAACCATAATGGTGGTGATATGAATTTTGGCCCCGATGGTTATTTATATATTGCCAGTGGCGATGGTGGTGGCTCAGGAGATCCAAATGATTATGCACAAAGTTTAGATACATTATTAGGTAAACTCCTTAGGATAGATGTTGATAACACAAGTAATGGAAACAACTACGCTATTCCTTCTACAAATCCATATTTAAATGATGGAAATACCAATACATTACCAGAAATTTGGGCTTATGGCTTAAGAAACCCTTGGCGGTTTTCTTTCGACAAAACGACTGACGATTTATGGATTGCCGATGTTGGACAAGGGACTTATGAAGAAATAAATATGGCTCCTTATACAACTTCAGGCTTAAATTATGGTTGGCGCTGTTATGAAGGTGCGAACCACCCATATAACACCAGTGATTGTCCACCAGAAAGTTCTACAACACGCCCCATTGCAGAGTATTCACACGATGGAGATGGTGCTTTTAAATGCTCCATCACTGGGGGTTTTCGTTACAGAGGTTCACTTTACCCAAGCTTAACAGGTCTTTATTTTTTTGCTGATTATTGTAGCGACGAAATTGGCGTGCTTACACCAAATGGTCCTAATTGGACTATGACCTTTCCACAACAATACAGCAACAAAGGTTGGACTACTTTTGGCGAAGATAATACTGGTGAACTTTACATTGCAGGTCTAGAATCCGGTGAGGTCTTTAAAATTGTGGATACGAGTTTAAATACTGAAGACCTTAATAAGCTGAATATTAGCATGTATCCAAACCCTACAAACAATCTTATAAATTTTAATGTATCCCAGCTTAAAAACCCTTTAGAATCTATTAAAATTTCCGATATTCACGGCAAGCAAATCAAGCTAACAACATCAATAAACAATCCATTAACAACCTTACACGTTAATAACTTGGCAGATGGTATTTATTTTATTGAGTTGGCAGATAGTAACGGCGTGAAAGAAATTAAAAAACTCATCAAATATTAATGGCAAATCCTTTAGGAAAATTATTCCTTATACCAACAACTTTAGGCGACAACGAACCTTTAGAAGTACTTCCGATTACAGTCAAGCAAGTTATTGAAGAAACCAATACATTTATTGTTGAAAATGATAAAACAGCGCGACATTTTATAAAACGAATTGCTTCAGAAAAATCCCAGTCTTCATTAAAGATGTTTCATTTAAACAAACACACCGATATTATGGATTTACCAAGTTTTTTAGAGCCTTGTTTAAATGGAATTAATATTGGTTTACTTTCTGAAGCTGGTTGCCCAGGCGTTGCAGACCCAGGTGCTGACATCGTAAAAATAGCCCATCAAAAAAACATAAAAGTAGTGCCATTAGTTGGTCCATCTTCTATTTTAATGGCGTTGATGAGTTCGGGTATGAACGGACAAAGTTTCGCTTTTAACGGCTATCTACCTATTGATAAAACCGAACGAAAAAATGAAATGAAACGATTAGAGCGTTTGTCTTTTGAACATAATCAATCTCAAATATTTATTGAAACACCTTACCGAAACAATAAAATGCTTGAAGATTTGAGCCATTATTTAGACCAAAACACGCAAATTTGTGTGGCCTGCGATATTACACTACCCACAGAGTTTATAAAAACACAGACTGCAAAAGAGTGGAAAAAAAATATCGTAGACCTACATAAAAGACCTACGATATTTATTATTCATATGTAAATATTATTTGTTTTTAATGGTCATATGCTATCGCTTTATTTTCATTGGTGTTTGGTATTTCCAAATCATGGCGATTTCATAAAAGCTAAAACTATATAGCTTTAGCTCTTTTATTAGCTTTAATAGATGACGTATCGTAACCTGAAAACTTTCTCATATAGTACTCGATGGTAGTACCATAACTGTCTTCAAAATTATCAATGCCATAGCTTCTTAAGTAGTTTTTCACACTACCGGCGCCCGCTAAATGGGCAGCTGCCAAAATACCGGATTCCGTAATTAAAATGCCATTAAGCTTTTTACCAACAAAATTCTTGATATCCCTTCGTAAAATCCATTTATTACGTTGCGTATTGGCTACAAATGCTTTTTCTTGAAGTGCAGGATTCTTTAAAAATAATGATGGGTTATGAATACCTATCAACTTTAAAGTACCTGTTCCAAATTGATACTTACCTAAATAACCTAATGTGTTAACTATAAAATAATTGCCTCTAGACTCTTTAAATGCTAAGGCTTCTTTAAATCCTACAAACGATTTTCCTAAAAATGGAGAAATTGGCTTGTTCACTTCATTTGACGCTAAAGCATTGTCGGTAATGCTATGGTCTTGGCTTACTGTATAATTTAATTCTAAGCCAGCTGTTGAATACTTACTTAAATCTATCGTTTCATTTGGTGAAAGCGATACGAACAATAGAATACATATTGTTAGAGTTAGGGTCAAGTAACTTGCAATACTTTTTCTCATAATTTTTAAATTTCTTCAGCAAAATCACATAGTAAAAATGCTTGAAAATTTGAGCGTGCAAAATTAGACTTTTTTTAAATTATATCAAAACTAATCGTTTAACTACTTTTTTTAATAGTAGAATAGATGAAATACACAGCCTTTTTTATTGAACTCTATAGTTGGAAAAGGTATTTTTATCATATTAAAAACGTCTAAAAAAGTTCTCAGCAACTTCGAGTTTGTTTCAATGTTACTCAAATTTACATCTAAACTTAAATAGAATTGACGTTGCCTATCTAAATTTGTTAACAACTGATTGTCAATATCTTTCGTGCCCGTTAACATACCGTCTGCCCCATATCCTACAGCAATATTTAACCATTTTGGCATATTTTTTTCTTTAAAAAACGAATACAAATTGGCACTTAACCAATAGGTTTGTCCGTTATAGTCTTTCAAAACCTGCTCAAAAAAGCCTTCTCCTAGCTTATCAGAACGTTGAGAAGCATATTTTGTTTGATGAAAAGAGAATTTTAAAGCGATGCGTTGTTCGTTCCAAAGCAATTCTTGACCAACATATAATCCTGTTCCCGATGCGTTTGCCAAAATATCACCCCAAGAAAAACCCCATTCTTGTGAATAGCCATCTAAAATTTCAACCGTTGTTAAAAAACCAAAACCTAAAGTAGCCCCATAAATTAACTGATCCTTTTTACTTACACCACTCCAATTTAATAACTGTGCACCATGTTTTCCCATTTGATAAGAAGTGAACATATGTCCCATTTTATCCATTTGGAGCCACTCTTTATTATCATTAATACCATGAAGTTTAGATTGTTCATAATCGGCATACCAAAGTTGATGCAATCCAACTAAAGCTATCCCTGCAAGTGACGTTTCTGTAATTACAACAGCATGTCTTCTAGATGTATTAAGTGTGTCGCTAGGCGTCAAAAAGGCGTCGAGTTTCGATTGTGAAAATGAAAACAATGGCAACAAAACAAAAAGCAACAGGTATTTTATTGCTGAATATGTCACTACCTATTTATTCCTTGTGAAGACAAATAACGTTGATATTCTCTAGCATTTACATTATGCTGAGATAAGGTTTTAGCAAATTTGTGAAATCCAAATCGTTTGGCATCAGCCGCAAAATAAAGGTATTGATGCTTTTCATAATTCAAAACCGCATCAATAGCCGAAATATCGGGCATCGCAATAAGTCCAGGGGGCAGCCCTAAATTTTTATACGTATTATAAGGCGATACGATGTCTTTATGTATATTCAAAACACGCTTAATAACGGTATCTTTATATTCCGGTAATTGATACGCAGCAAACTTTAGCGTAGGATCTGCTTGTAAAGGCATGCCAATTCTAATTCGGTTCATGTAAACACCTGCAATTCTTGGTTGTTCTGAAGCTTGCTTTGATTCTTCATAAACTATCGATGCAAGCGCAATCACTTGATCGCGTGTTAAACCTATGTCTTTGGCTTTTGCTTTTCTGGCATCTGTCCAAAAACGATTGTATTCTTTAAGCATGCGTTCTCTAAATTGCTCTGCCGAGGTATTCCAGAAAAACTCATAACTATTAGGAAGATACATACCTAAAGCGGTAGCATTGCTAAAACCATATTTTGATAAAAACAAGGTGTCTTTCATAGCATTAAGTAAAGACACGCTATCGGCTTCGATTTGAGAAGAAACACGTCCTGCCAATTTTTCAAGACTTTCCTGATTGTTAAAAGACAAGGTCATAGGCAGGTTTCTGCTTCTAATGGAGTTGATAATATCATTATTGTTCATGCCCTTTGTAATCGCAAAGCGTCCTGCTTTAATATTGCCTGCGTACTTTTTTTGTTTTGCAAGCACATCAAAAGTATTAATATCCTTCAATAAGGGTTCCAATTGTTGCCTGACATCATCGTAAGTTGCATTGGTGGGCACATAAACATAGGCCGTATCATTATTGAAGGCCGTATTGGAATCAATCATGACATTATAAACATAGTAAGCAAAATATGCCGCAATAGCTAACCCAATAAACACAATGGCCAGAAGTATCTTTTTTATGTACATTTAATTATTTATAAGCTGAAATATATACTCGTTTTTATAAGAACCGTTTACAAGGATCCAGTCCTTTTTTAATCCTATTTTTTTAAAACCTTGTTTGGTAAAAAGCTTGATACTTATATCATTTTCTTCTGAAACATTACAATATAACTGATGCAAACCTAAATGTGTAAAACTATAATTTATAAGTAATTTTAGAGCTTCACTACCAAAACCTTTAGCTCTATCGTTAAGTTCTTTTACTAAAATGCCAACACCGGCTCTACTATTTTTAAAATCGAAATCAAACAAGTCTATCATCCCCAATGCCACGTTATCATAACTCGATATAACCAAGCGTAATTGTTTTACTTCAAAAATATCTTTATGGGATTGTTTTAAATACTGTTTTATTAAAAATTTTGAATAGGGCGTAATGGTGTTGCTTATTTCCCAAACCGATTCGTCGTTTTCAATAGTATGAATAAACTCCAAATCTTCGGGTTCTAAAGCGCGTAAATAAATATGTTCTCCTTTTAAGGTCATCATATCGTTCCGCTAAAAACAAATGAAGCTGGCCCTATGAGCCACACATTTTTATAAATACCATTTTCCAAATCAAAACTCACCTGTAATTCGCCACCTTGAACTTTTAATGTAATCAGGTTTTCGTTAGTTTGCTTAAGTGCATGCATTGCCAATGCTACGGCAGTTACACCTGTGCCACAAGATAAGGTTTCGTCTTCCACCCCACGCTCGTATGTTCTAACAGCAAAAATTTGGTCGCTAATTTTCTTTACAAAATTAACATTACTACCTGCTTCGTTATACGGTGCACCGTAACGGATCGCTGCACCTTTGGTTTTAATATCGAAATTCTCTATTTGATCTTCAAACTGTACGTGGTGAGGTGACCCTGTATTTAAAAATACGTGGTTTTCATGTTTTTCTACCACATCAACATCAAGCATTTGAAGTTTTACAATACCATTATTAATAGTAGCATGGTGCAACCCATCAATGGCTTCAAAAACAGCTTTATCTTTAATAACACCCAGTTGATTTGCAAATGCCACCAAACAGCGTCCACCATTGCCACACATGGTACTTTCGTTTCCATCGGCATTGTAATACACCATTTTAAAATCTAAAGTAGGATGGTTTTCTAATAGAATTAAACCATCTGCTCCTATCCCAAAACGTCTGTCGCATAAAAATGCAATATGTTTGGTATCTTTTTTGTTGAACGTTTGTTGACGATTATCTATCATCACAAAATCGTTTCCTGTTCCTTGATATTTATAAAAAGTCTGTTGCATAATAAGGCACAAAGATAAAGAAGTCTTTTTACTTTTTACTGGCAAACTATAATTTCGGTTTTTAAAATGTTGTTTGTAGTATGTGCGTTAGGGATTACTCATACATTTTACTTTGATAAATTTGAAATCGTGAATGTTCCACATTTGCAGTGGAAAGCCCACAGCGAGGAACGAGCGAGGACTTGTAACGAAATATTTATATTCATGAGTTCCTCTAAAAAAATATTTAATTACGAATAAAAGCCCGACCCTTGTGGTAACGCCCAAATAAATTAGCGGATTTTATTGTTGTTAAAACGCCGTTAAAATCGGCGTTAAAAATCGTTAAAGTTGTAGTTGAATTTTAATAAATATGTAATTTTAATCGTTCTTAAAAAAATAAAACTTAAACTGAAAATTTATGAAGATTATGAAGAAGATATTATCATTAGTGTTGGTTTCGGCATTAGGCGGCGCTTTAACCCTTGGTACTTACAAAGTTTTTGTAGAACCAAAAAGTGAATTTGTTGTAACAGCACCAAATCCAAATCCTGTATTTTTACCCACTAGTAACGTAAACAATTTAGCTTATGAAACCCCAGATTTTACGGTTGCTGCCGAAAATGCTGTAAATGCGGTGGTACATGTTAAAAATATTTCGATTAGTAGTGGCCAATTAAGCTTGCAGGATTTATTTTCAGGAAGAACCACTCCACGTGCGCAAATGGGAACAGGTTCAGGCGTTATTATAAATGCCGACGGCTATATTATTACGAATAACCATGTTATTAATAATTCAGATGAATTATCGGTTACCTTAAATAATAACAAAACCTATAAAGCCGAAATTGTAGGATCGGATCCTAAAACAGATATTGCTCTTTTAAAAATTCAAGCCGATGAAGAATTGCCTTTTGTAACATTTGCAGATTCGGACCAAGCTAAAATTGGTGAATGGGTTTTGGCTGTAGGGAATCCATTTAACCTAACATCTACCGTTACGGCAGGCATTATTAGTGCAAAATCAAGAGATTTATCGGGTACTAGCTCACAATCGTTTATTCAAACCGATGCTGCTGTAAACCCAGGAAATTCGGGTGGCGCCCTTGTAAACGTTAGAGGAGAACTTATTGGTATTAACACTGCAATTTCGTCACAAACGGGCTCGTATATTGGATATTCGTTTGCTGTACCAAGTAACATTGCACGTCGTGTTATTGAAGATATTATGGAGTATGGTAATGTGCAAAACGGTATTTTAGGAGTCAACATACTCAATTCAAACTCAAAGGAAGCTTTGGAACTAGGTGTTAATGAAATTGAAGGTCTTTATATTGAAAGTGTTATTGAAGCCTCTGGTGCCGAAAAAGCTGGTGTAAAAAAAGGGGATATCATTAAAGAAATCGATGGTATCAAAGTATCGAAATTTGCTGATTTAACAGGTCATATTAATGCAAAACGTGTTAATGATGTTGTAAACTTAAAAGTATCAAGGGATGGTAATATAAAAACGATTGCTGTTACTTTAACCAAAAACGACACCTTTATATTACCACTGGTTGGTATGGTTAAAAATGCTAAGCGTGAAGATTTAAAGAAACTAAAAGCTCCTAACGGTGTTAAGATAACTGAGTTAAATGGAAAGTATGCCGATTATTGGAAAAATAATGGCGTTAAAGAAGGCGCCATCATCACTTCCATCAACAATATTAAAATCAATACTGTTGACGATGTCAAGGCAGCCATCGAAAATAAATCTTATTATGAGCCTTTACAAATAGAACTTATAAATTCTAACGGCGAAAAAGAACGTTATAACTTTAGATAAAAAAAGATTTACATACTTAAATAACCTCTTAGAAGAAATTTTTTAAGAGGTTATTTTTTTGTTAAAAAGGTCAACGAAAACGTTTGAGTTGTAGTATTTTTGCCGAAAATTCACAACAACTAAAACTATTTAAGCATGCCCATTAACAAAAATTATGAGAAAGAATTAGCTTTTCAAGCTGACCGTAGAAAAGCCACCGTAGAGTTTATAAAAATCGTGAACGACTTGTGGTACGATAAATCTATTGAGCTAGTCATTTTTAGAAATCAGTTAATTGACCGGAATGTGAGTCAAATTTTAAACTTGCACGAATATGCTGGTAAATTTGTACAAAAACCCATTTCTATTTTCGATTCTGTTGAAATTGCCCAAACTATAAAATCTATGGAAATTCCACCGGCAAAATTGGATATTGGCAAATTAACCTATGAATATCATTTAGAAGAAAATAATTACAATTCCACCAGAGGATTTATTTCCGAAAAATTAAAAGGTGCCAGTAAAGCTGAATATTTTAAACCTAAAAATGTTATACTTTATGGTTTTGGCAGAATTGGTAGATTAGTTGCCCGCGAATTAATGGCACGTACAGGTAAAGGTAGTCAGTTACGTTTAAGAGCCATTGTCATTCGGGGCCCTATTGATACCCAAATGCTTGAAAAAAGAGCTGCACTATTACGTAACGATTCTGTTCATAGCGATTTTTCTGGTTCCGTATCTATTGATGCACAAAACAATGCCTTAATAATTAATGGTACTACCGTAAACATTATTTCTGCAAATGCACCGGAAGAGATAGATTATACCAAATATGGCATCGACAATGCCTTAGTTATTGATAATACAGGTGCTTATAGAGACAAAACAAATTTAAGCAGGCATTTGAAATCCAAAGGTGTTGATAAGGTTTTACTAACAGCCCCCGGAAAAGAAGTGCCTAATATCGTGTATGGCGTTAATCATTTAGAAAACAACCCCGACACGCTTCATATCTTTTCGGCAGCTTCGTGTACCACCAATGCTATAACACCCGTTTTAAAAGTTATTGAAGATTCTTTTGGAATAAAAAGTGGGCATATAGAAACGATTCACGCCTATACAAACGACCAAAATTTAGTTGATAACCTTCATAGTAAATACCGTCGTGGGCGTGCTGCAGGTTTAAATATGGTTATTACCGAAACTGGCGCAGGTAGTGCTGTTGCAAAAGCATTGCCTAGCTTAACTGGCAAACTAACCTCTAATGCCATTCGTGTTCCTGTGCCAAATGGGTCGCTAGCGATTCTTAATTTAGAATTAAAAAACAAAACTTCTATTGATGGCATCAATACCACATTAAAAAAATATGCTTTAGAAGGTGATTTGGTTGAACAAATAAAATATGAATTAAGTGACGAATTGGTATCTACCGATATTGTTGGCTGTTCGGCTCCTGCCATTTATGATAGTAAAGCAACGATAATGCGTCCGGACGGCAAAAATGTGGTGCTCTATATTTGGTACGATAACGAATATGGCTATAGCCAACAAGTTATTAGACTTGCTAAATACATCGCCAAAGTAAGACGTTTTACTTACTATTAAATAAAAAATTTCTTGAAACAGACTATCCTTGAGGCAGAACCATAGAGGTATACTTCGACTAGGCTCAGTACAGGTTTCGCCTGTTTCATTTTGACCTCAGGGCCAAAAACCGAAATTTTGTATTTTACCTCACCCAGAACTGCCCAAAAAGGCAGTTCTGACCTCTCCAAAGGAGAGGTGAATTGGACACCCCGGCAGAGCCTTAGGGGAATTATTTAGATTTAAAAATCTAATTTACATTTTTCATCGTATATAATTTAGCCTCACATAGTGAGGCTTTTTGTTAAATTTAAACTGTTTATTGACATTATTTTTTAAATTAGTAAATTAAAAAAAACGAAAAACCATCCAAAAATGAATTTTACCAAATCTTTAACCTTACTAACCCTATTATTTTCATTAACAATTTTTGCCCAAACAAGTGATTCTGAGGACGACAAACTGTCTTTAAATAGTGGCACACTTGATAACCAATTTGATTATGTGATTACGAAATCAAATGGTTGGAGAGATGAACGCGGACAATCATACAAAGTTATTAAAGCTTTTTGGTTAACCGATTTAAAAGCACATGTGCTAGACTCATTACAAGCCATTCGAAAAGATTTAGTCGCTACCGGAATTACGGTAAAAGCCCAAGCACAAGAAATTGAAGATCTAAAAACCAGTCTTTCCAACACACAA
This genomic window from Mariniflexile sp. TRM1-10 contains:
- a CDS encoding tRNA (guanine-N1)-methyltransferase, whose protein sequence is MNFTKSLTLLTLLFSLTIFAQTSDSEDDKLSLNSGTLDNQFDYVITKSNGWRDERGQSYKVIKAFWLTDLKAHVLDSLQAIRKDLVATGITVKAQAQEIEDLKTSLSNTQSTLDKTKSEKNSMSLFGVQMSKGGYSGLMWSIIAILLALLIFFIYKFKNSHAVTKEAKRALSDVEEEFEEHRKTAVEREQKVRRQLQDEINKQKTIKDKK
- a CDS encoding glyceraldehyde-3-phosphate dehydrogenase; its protein translation is MPINKNYEKELAFQADRRKATVEFIKIVNDLWYDKSIELVIFRNQLIDRNVSQILNLHEYAGKFVQKPISIFDSVEIAQTIKSMEIPPAKLDIGKLTYEYHLEENNYNSTRGFISEKLKGASKAEYFKPKNVILYGFGRIGRLVARELMARTGKGSQLRLRAIVIRGPIDTQMLEKRAALLRNDSVHSDFSGSVSIDAQNNALIINGTTVNIISANAPEEIDYTKYGIDNALVIDNTGAYRDKTNLSRHLKSKGVDKVLLTAPGKEVPNIVYGVNHLENNPDTLHIFSAASCTTNAITPVLKVIEDSFGIKSGHIETIHAYTNDQNLVDNLHSKYRRGRAAGLNMVITETGAGSAVAKALPSLTGKLTSNAIRVPVPNGSLAILNLELKNKTSIDGINTTLKKYALEGDLVEQIKYELSDELVSTDIVGCSAPAIYDSKATIMRPDGKNVVLYIWYDNEYGYSQQVIRLAKYIAKVRRFTYY
- a CDS encoding trypsin-like peptidase domain-containing protein, coding for MKKILSLVLVSALGGALTLGTYKVFVEPKSEFVVTAPNPNPVFLPTSNVNNLAYETPDFTVAAENAVNAVVHVKNISISSGQLSLQDLFSGRTTPRAQMGTGSGVIINADGYIITNNHVINNSDELSVTLNNNKTYKAEIVGSDPKTDIALLKIQADEELPFVTFADSDQAKIGEWVLAVGNPFNLTSTVTAGIISAKSRDLSGTSSQSFIQTDAAVNPGNSGGALVNVRGELIGINTAISSQTGSYIGYSFAVPSNIARRVIEDIMEYGNVQNGILGVNILNSNSKEALELGVNEIEGLYIESVIEASGAEKAGVKKGDIIKEIDGIKVSKFADLTGHINAKRVNDVVNLKVSRDGNIKTIAVTLTKNDTFILPLVGMVKNAKREDLKKLKAPNGVKITELNGKYADYWKNNGVKEGAIITSINNIKINTVDDVKAAIENKSYYEPLQIELINSNGEKERYNFR